Proteins from a genomic interval of Synergistaceae bacterium:
- a CDS encoding phenylalanine--tRNA ligase subunit alpha → MFDELTKQGMKKLAETGFFERLEKLKKSGMDKISETSFADDLQLVRANLLGRKGEVTEILKSVGQAAPEIRKVLGQAANEVKEILNAAIDEKQEELLKKASSVEGFADITLPGIEPFHGGLHPITQMCYDLNDAFRSLAFEVFSEPEITSELYAFDNLNFAPEHPARDSMDTYWLKDHEEEHGAKRLCLRPHLTGASVRYLQQHGAPARFVYPGRVYRNETTDARHERAFFQYEALIVDRDFSFASGKLLVKTVLDKVFGRDVEVRMRVGFFPFVEPGFEIDMRCLVCGGEGCRVCKHVGWIEVMPGGTPHPNVLKAAGLDPSVWSGFYVNIGLDRLVMMRYGVDDVRLFHSADLRFLNQFK, encoded by the coding sequence GTGTTCGATGAACTGACAAAACAGGGTATGAAAAAGCTTGCGGAAACAGGTTTTTTCGAGCGGCTTGAGAAGCTTAAGAAATCAGGGATGGATAAAATATCCGAGACATCTTTTGCTGACGATCTCCAGCTTGTCCGCGCCAACCTTCTTGGTCGCAAAGGAGAGGTCACGGAAATACTCAAGAGCGTAGGGCAGGCTGCGCCGGAGATAAGAAAAGTTCTGGGCCAGGCTGCGAATGAGGTCAAGGAGATACTGAACGCGGCCATTGACGAGAAGCAGGAGGAACTGCTGAAGAAGGCATCGTCGGTGGAAGGGTTTGCGGATATAACACTTCCCGGCATCGAGCCGTTCCATGGAGGTCTCCATCCCATAACCCAGATGTGCTACGATCTGAACGATGCGTTCCGCTCGCTTGCATTTGAGGTATTCTCCGAGCCTGAGATAACCAGCGAGCTATACGCCTTTGATAACCTTAATTTTGCTCCGGAACATCCTGCGCGAGACAGCATGGATACATACTGGCTCAAGGACCACGAGGAGGAGCACGGGGCGAAACGCCTTTGCCTCAGGCCGCACCTCACGGGTGCGAGTGTCCGCTATCTGCAGCAGCATGGAGCCCCGGCACGTTTTGTATACCCCGGAAGGGTCTACCGGAACGAGACGACAGATGCGCGTCACGAGAGGGCTTTCTTCCAGTACGAAGCATTGATAGTCGACAGGGATTTCTCTTTCGCGTCCGGTAAACTGCTAGTGAAAACGGTATTGGACAAGGTCTTCGGGCGTGATGTTGAAGTTCGTATGAGAGTAGGCTTTTTTCCGTTTGTAGAACCCGGCTTTGAGATCGACATGCGCTGTCTCGTGTGCGGCGGGGAGGGTTGCAGGGTCTGCAAGCACGTCGGCTGGATCGAGGTCATGCCCGGAGGCACTCCGCACCCCAATGTGCTCAAGGCCGCCGGACTTGATCCTTCGGTATGGTCGGGCTTCTACGTCAACATCGGGCTCGACAGGCTTGTAATGATGCGCTACGGAGTAGATGATGTCCGCCTCTTCCACAGTGCCGACCTTCGCTTTCTCAATCAGTTCAAATAG
- a CDS encoding potassium transporter Trk: MAPVDALFMSTSAVCVTGLATISVGGDMGIVSQFILLLLIQVGGLGFMTGMMLLTLAAGRRIGIKSRISFLWGFGIEGVHGAVKLLMIIIKYTLSVEFIGAIFLFFGFILHGEHLTNAAYYAVFHSVSSFCNAGFSPYVDGLEGFYLSFIVPGTTMFLIVLGGIGFPVFAECWSCIFSRKRLSHYSMLVLFLTFWLLTAGTVMIVISDWNGALSGMPGWARLWNALFASVTTRTAGFDTIAPVKFSGLGQAVMIILMVIGASPASTGGGIKTTTLGVLVISVWNELHGRSETTFRHRRISPATERRALAIAFVYIATFLTGSAILAVLENMPFNKIIFEAASAMGTVGLSLGITPHFSVAGKIVLVMLMFWGRVGILSFFASIVSIDKGPKISYSDTQIPVG, from the coding sequence ATGGCTCCTGTGGATGCACTTTTTATGTCTACGTCGGCAGTCTGTGTTACGGGACTTGCAACTATAAGCGTAGGGGGCGATATGGGGATCGTCTCACAGTTTATACTTCTTCTGCTGATACAGGTCGGCGGTCTTGGCTTCATGACAGGTATGATGCTGCTCACCCTGGCAGCAGGCAGGAGAATAGGGATCAAAAGCAGAATATCCTTTCTTTGGGGGTTTGGTATAGAAGGTGTCCATGGAGCTGTCAAGCTTCTGATGATAATTATCAAGTACACTTTGTCCGTTGAATTTATTGGAGCAATATTTCTCTTTTTTGGTTTTATACTGCACGGAGAACATCTTACAAATGCTGCCTACTACGCAGTATTCCACTCCGTAAGCTCATTCTGCAATGCGGGTTTTTCTCCTTATGTTGATGGGCTGGAAGGGTTTTATCTTTCTTTTATCGTTCCGGGGACGACTATGTTTTTGATCGTACTCGGCGGCATAGGGTTCCCTGTATTTGCCGAATGCTGGAGTTGTATCTTTTCTCGAAAAAGGCTGTCTCACTATTCTATGCTTGTCCTGTTTCTTACGTTCTGGCTTCTGACTGCCGGAACTGTCATGATCGTTATTTCCGACTGGAACGGTGCCCTGTCCGGCATGCCCGGATGGGCCAGATTATGGAATGCGCTCTTTGCGAGCGTTACGACAAGAACAGCCGGGTTTGACACGATCGCTCCTGTAAAATTCTCGGGACTTGGGCAGGCAGTGATGATTATACTGATGGTTATAGGTGCTTCCCCGGCTTCCACAGGAGGAGGTATAAAAACAACGACTCTTGGCGTCCTTGTGATATCTGTATGGAATGAGCTGCATGGCAGAAGCGAGACTACGTTCCGACATAGGAGAATATCCCCTGCGACGGAGAGAAGGGCACTTGCCATCGCTTTTGTATATATTGCCACCTTCCTTACCGGTTCAGCCATTTTAGCAGTGCTTGAAAATATGCCATTCAACAAAATCATTTTTGAGGCGGCTTCGGCAATGGGAACGGTGGGATTGAGCCTTGGGATCACCCCTCATTTCTCAGTTGCTGGTAAAATAGTGCTTGTAATGCTTATGTTCTGGGGCAGGGTAGGAATACTCTCGTTCTTTGCATCAATTGTTTCCATAGATAAGGGACCTAAAATCAGTTACTCTGATACCCAAATTCCTGTAGGATAG
- a CDS encoding TrkA family potassium uptake protein, translating into MAQDKKSYLIVGLGRFGISLCDKLAELGQIVIGVDSVEGPVNEMADRIDVAAQVEVSDENALIKVGAKEVDVAIVTIGEAVENSILCTSILVDLGVPLVIARASNALHAKVLKRVGAHKIVFPEWDMGYRVAENLVYPWYSSFTRVEGGDFVFGKVSPLPEMIGKSMTELRFSQRYNVVVVLVENNGKQTAPVSTRPFEGSDKLWILGHKQDMDKLIKKSDMSNFIDIQDLNLTGTVQ; encoded by the coding sequence ATGGCGCAGGACAAAAAGAGTTATCTTATAGTAGGGCTCGGGCGCTTCGGAATCTCACTATGCGATAAACTGGCTGAGCTCGGGCAGATAGTTATCGGAGTCGACTCCGTAGAGGGACCGGTAAACGAGATGGCTGACAGGATAGATGTGGCAGCTCAGGTTGAGGTTTCCGACGAAAACGCACTGATAAAGGTCGGGGCCAAAGAGGTTGATGTTGCCATAGTCACCATCGGGGAGGCGGTTGAAAACAGTATACTGTGTACCTCTATTCTGGTCGATCTGGGTGTGCCTCTAGTCATCGCCAGGGCTTCCAATGCACTGCACGCAAAAGTCCTCAAGAGGGTAGGCGCACACAAGATAGTTTTTCCTGAGTGGGATATGGGGTACAGGGTGGCTGAAAATCTTGTATATCCCTGGTATTCGAGTTTTACAAGGGTGGAGGGCGGCGATTTTGTCTTTGGAAAAGTCTCCCCTCTTCCGGAGATGATAGGCAAAAGTATGACTGAACTGCGATTTTCACAGAGATATAATGTGGTAGTCGTACTGGTTGAAAATAACGGGAAACAGACAGCGCCTGTATCTACCAGGCCGTTTGAAGGATCAGACAAACTATGGATACTTGGACATAAGCAAGATATGGACAAACTTATAAAAAAGAGTGACATGTCCAATTTCATCGATATTCAGGATCTTAATTTGACAGGCACGGTACAGTAA
- the rpmI gene encoding 50S ribosomal protein L35, with the protein MPKMKTHSATKKRFKITGTGKVSFKKSGRGHLLASKSSKRLRSLKKKGILPASVAGHIKKLLPYA; encoded by the coding sequence ATGCCCAAAATGAAAACTCACTCCGCCACAAAGAAACGGTTTAAGATCACAGGCACGGGCAAAGTTAGCTTCAAGAAAAGCGGCCGCGGACATCTTCTTGCGTCCAAGAGCTCAAAGCGGCTTCGTTCCCTCAAAAAAAAGGGGATCCTGCCGGCATCAGTAGCCGGCCACATCAAGAAGCTTCTGCCCTACGCATAA
- the infC gene encoding translation initiation factor IF-3: MRSARFCFNQKYIRRCNAIANKDDEPRVNSDIRAAEILLIDEQNAKRGVISTKEALALAEAAELDLVEVAPQATPPVCRIMDYGKYRFQQQKRDKDARKKQKNQAVKEIKMRPKIDQHDYDFKVKAIKVFLLAGHRVKVSIFFRGREMAFLDRGREVLNKVVAAVEDYGKVEMDPRMEGSYMRIMIAPAVQAEAAKKPLKPAEESVTLAKTKPIKAAAAAAETPGAVMSKKSDADAVAAAEDIN, translated from the coding sequence TTGCGCTCAGCCCGTTTTTGTTTCAATCAAAAATACATCAGGAGGTGTAATGCCATAGCAAACAAGGACGACGAACCCCGCGTAAATTCTGACATTCGGGCAGCTGAGATTCTTCTTATTGATGAACAGAACGCCAAGCGCGGTGTTATAAGCACGAAAGAGGCGCTGGCGCTGGCTGAAGCTGCAGAACTTGATCTCGTAGAAGTTGCGCCGCAGGCGACCCCGCCGGTATGCCGCATAATGGATTACGGTAAGTATCGTTTCCAGCAGCAGAAACGAGACAAAGACGCACGCAAAAAACAGAAGAATCAGGCAGTCAAAGAGATCAAGATGCGGCCTAAGATAGACCAGCACGACTATGACTTTAAGGTCAAGGCGATCAAGGTATTTCTTCTTGCCGGACATCGCGTAAAGGTCTCTATCTTCTTCCGCGGCAGGGAAATGGCCTTTCTCGACAGAGGAAGGGAAGTCCTGAACAAAGTTGTGGCTGCTGTCGAAGATTACGGCAAGGTGGAAATGGATCCGCGTATGGAAGGTTCTTATATGAGGATCATGATTGCGCCTGCCGTGCAGGCAGAAGCTGCAAAGAAGCCGCTAAAACCTGCAGAGGAAAGCGTAACGCTTGCCAAAACAAAGCCGATCAAGGCTGCGGCCGCAGCGGCAGAAACGCCTGGAGCAGTAATGAGTAAGAAGTCTGATGCTGATGCAGTTGCTGCAGCAGAAGATATCAACTGA
- the pheT gene encoding phenylalanine--tRNA ligase subunit beta, which yields MKLSLNWIKEYVDLPENLTMEKLSHDLTMCTVEVENAVNIADSLGGLVAGRIITVGPHPDADKLRICTVDVGDIAPSTIVCGGVNLAPGQLTVVAKPGAMVRWHGEGEPVEIKPAKLRGVMSFGMICSSGEIGLGDLFPSAQPAEIMDITEFDVKPGTPVAEALELDDTILEIDNKSMTNRPDLWGHYGMARELSAIYGCTLKPVGAVELPSASDGLCVVIDDPERCPRYAGLVFRNIKNITSPFSLRSMLWRVGIRPINLPVDITNYVMLATGQPTHGFDRKHISGDIHVRKAAEGETLELLDGEVLDLTTEDLVIADRKGPIALAGIMGGRFDSILPETTELILEIANFSPLGVRRTAQRFDIRTEASSRYEKGIDTQRVDEAAAVAVSMFKTEFPDFVFSGYVDNYPVQPDNAKVEVELSFLCKRLGRDITVDHVKEKLGRLGFAVAANGDRLVVEAPSWRSTGDISLPNDILEEVARLMGYENFEFIPPAIVLEKSVNQRVPDTERAVREYLAFRCGMQEIFTYPWIGDEYIAASGADTSEMLSISTPPSPEESRLRSTLVPGLLKAVFTNLRYFDNFRLFELTQVFFDKDYHSINDPAEMLPLMPRHLGGAFVGTDPRTLFREAKGVLGYMHRGAQIEALSFAQVTKPIWSEDKLWTNILCCGEVIGDMGLVSPKAARSSGIKRGLAVLFELDAEKLIPLASRHNVFRHLPEYPLVNFDLSIVFDENVTWAEIYETASKVELVKEIRFIDEYRGAQVGAGKKSVTFRTWIGSDEGTLTSDKIDTVTKQMVKKISKKFGGDVRGAL from the coding sequence ATGAAACTTTCACTTAACTGGATAAAAGAATATGTTGACCTGCCTGAAAATCTTACCATGGAGAAGCTGTCCCACGACCTTACTATGTGTACTGTCGAGGTGGAGAATGCGGTAAACATCGCAGACAGCCTTGGCGGCCTTGTCGCAGGACGCATAATAACAGTTGGACCGCACCCGGATGCCGATAAGCTTCGCATCTGCACTGTCGACGTAGGCGACATCGCTCCGAGTACCATTGTGTGCGGCGGTGTGAACCTTGCCCCCGGGCAGCTGACAGTAGTTGCAAAGCCCGGTGCTATGGTGCGCTGGCACGGAGAAGGCGAGCCGGTGGAGATAAAGCCGGCCAAGCTGCGCGGAGTTATGAGCTTTGGGATGATATGTTCCTCCGGAGAAATAGGCCTCGGGGACTTATTCCCTTCAGCGCAGCCGGCAGAGATAATGGACATCACCGAGTTTGATGTGAAGCCGGGCACTCCTGTGGCTGAGGCGCTTGAACTTGATGATACGATCCTCGAGATAGACAACAAGTCAATGACTAACAGGCCGGACCTGTGGGGGCACTATGGCATGGCACGCGAGCTGTCCGCAATTTACGGCTGCACGCTTAAGCCTGTCGGGGCAGTGGAGCTCCCTTCTGCGTCAGACGGACTTTGTGTGGTTATAGACGACCCGGAGCGCTGTCCCCGATATGCAGGACTGGTATTCAGGAATATAAAAAATATCACCTCTCCTTTCTCACTGCGCAGCATGCTCTGGCGCGTGGGCATAAGGCCGATAAATCTCCCTGTCGATATCACTAATTATGTGATGCTTGCCACAGGACAGCCGACGCATGGATTTGACAGAAAACATATCAGCGGAGATATACACGTGAGGAAGGCGGCAGAGGGTGAAACATTGGAGCTTCTTGACGGAGAGGTGCTTGACCTAACTACGGAGGACCTTGTAATAGCGGATAGAAAGGGCCCGATCGCGCTTGCCGGGATCATGGGCGGCAGGTTTGATTCTATACTTCCCGAGACAACTGAGCTCATCCTTGAAATCGCCAACTTCAGTCCCTTGGGAGTGCGTCGCACCGCGCAGCGTTTTGACATAAGGACGGAGGCATCCTCACGCTACGAAAAGGGGATAGACACGCAGCGGGTGGATGAAGCGGCAGCCGTAGCGGTGTCTATGTTTAAGACTGAGTTCCCTGATTTTGTCTTCTCCGGATATGTCGACAATTATCCCGTTCAGCCTGATAACGCGAAAGTTGAAGTTGAGCTTTCATTCCTCTGTAAGAGGCTTGGCAGGGATATCACAGTAGATCATGTAAAGGAAAAGCTTGGCCGCCTTGGTTTTGCCGTCGCCGCCAATGGCGATCGACTGGTTGTCGAGGCGCCTTCATGGCGCTCAACAGGAGACATATCTCTGCCTAACGACATACTGGAGGAAGTCGCGCGCCTTATGGGCTACGAGAACTTTGAGTTTATCCCTCCGGCAATCGTTCTTGAAAAGTCTGTGAACCAGAGAGTTCCTGACACGGAACGCGCTGTGCGCGAATACCTTGCATTCCGCTGCGGCATGCAGGAGATATTTACATATCCGTGGATCGGGGACGAATATATTGCCGCATCAGGCGCTGATACGTCTGAAATGCTGAGCATATCCACACCTCCGTCCCCGGAAGAGAGCCGCCTGCGTTCGACACTTGTACCGGGCCTGCTTAAGGCTGTCTTCACAAACCTCCGTTATTTTGATAACTTTCGCCTGTTCGAACTCACGCAGGTATTCTTTGATAAAGATTACCACAGCATAAACGATCCGGCGGAGATGCTTCCCCTTATGCCTCGCCATCTTGGGGGGGCCTTTGTCGGTACCGACCCAAGGACTTTGTTCCGCGAGGCAAAGGGTGTGCTTGGATACATGCACAGGGGGGCGCAGATCGAAGCCCTGTCATTTGCTCAGGTTACGAAGCCGATATGGTCGGAGGATAAGCTATGGACGAATATACTTTGCTGCGGAGAGGTGATCGGAGATATGGGACTGGTGTCGCCGAAGGCGGCGCGAAGCTCCGGCATCAAGCGCGGTCTTGCCGTACTCTTTGAACTTGATGCAGAAAAACTCATTCCGCTTGCCTCGCGCCATAACGTATTCAGACATCTGCCCGAATATCCTCTTGTCAACTTTGATCTTTCGATAGTCTTTGATGAGAATGTGACATGGGCGGAAATATATGAAACTGCGTCAAAGGTTGAACTTGTAAAGGAGATCCGCTTCATTGACGAATACCGCGGAGCGCAGGTCGGGGCAGGAAAGAAATCCGTGACGTTCCGCACCTGGATCGGTTCTGACGAAGGTACGCTCACGTCTGATAAAATTGATACCGTGACAAAACAAATGGTTAAGAAAATAAGTAAAAAATTTGGCGGGGATGTCCGCGGAGCCTTATAG
- a CDS encoding cell division protein ZapA, translated as MDEAAGVRKLGDGKYTFIVGRQRYTLTTPLDEERFARVVFDVQAIVDSFPLNLSQEDRLFLALMSLSNQMDEVCCRLEMLTQKTLHTGDID; from the coding sequence ATGGACGAAGCCGCAGGCGTTAGGAAGCTGGGAGATGGTAAATACACCTTTATCGTCGGGAGGCAGAGATACACTCTGACAACTCCCCTTGATGAAGAGCGATTTGCCCGCGTGGTCTTTGATGTTCAGGCCATAGTTGATTCATTCCCGCTGAACCTGAGCCAGGAGGACCGACTTTTTCTTGCGCTGATGTCCCTGTCGAATCAGATGGACGAGGTATGTTGCCGTTTGGAGATGCTTACCCAAAAAACTTTGCATACAGGGGATATTGATTGA
- the rplT gene encoding 50S ribosomal protein L20 has translation MRVKGSSASRSKHKKLYSITKGFWGRKKNVYRRAREAYLHALTSAFSGRKLKKRDFRKLWIVRINAAARANGIAYSALINGLKRANITINRKMLADLAVNDMPAFAQLVEKARAAL, from the coding sequence ATGCGAGTAAAAGGATCAAGCGCAAGCCGCAGCAAACATAAAAAACTATACAGCATTACAAAGGGATTCTGGGGCCGCAAGAAAAACGTCTATCGCCGTGCACGTGAAGCCTATCTGCATGCGCTGACAAGCGCATTCTCCGGCCGCAAGCTTAAGAAGCGCGATTTCCGCAAACTGTGGATCGTCCGTATCAACGCCGCGGCACGTGCGAACGGGATCGCCTACAGCGCACTTATCAACGGACTTAAAAGGGCGAATATCACCATTAACCGCAAGATGCTCGCTGACCTTGCAGTCAATGATATGCCGGCGTTTGCCCAGCTCGTTGAAAAGGCGCGCGCGGCACTGTAG